One stretch of Rosistilla oblonga DNA includes these proteins:
- a CDS encoding BBP7 family outer membrane beta-barrel protein: MIPYFAPRCPTVSPDTCTGERMRVGWIVFLVSCWFGAAAFAEPPTSADKAAEMWRPYRKPGTAVPNRDSQTAPPSKSPASQQATPDELPRRAVTDPFADDLTDEDFGPPVTTGDSNNPASLDDSKIALAGHAQPQTPQEPAPFQFPPGLNVPTVPSPAGDAPSIARASFDPVLLGPIEGEYIEGEYIEGEYVEGDYVGAEYGGEYIESGGELVGGCPNCGGNCGAAGINFCQATWTFNAEYLLWSISGFDVPALVTNSPAGTPRSQAGILGEPETRVLFGDQTLVDGSRSGGRFSLSRVLEPSGMKTVELSYFFLGQTNDTFSASSDGSGILARPFFSVEPGATGPNAELVAFPGVLEGNISVTASSEMQGGGIVAYQVIDRSDCRQIRLFAGYNYHELEESLEIRDFKRTLDSSLGLAVGTTIAEQDQFSTDNQLNSFVLGADLKARHRRVSVGLMMKLGLGNTNTTATLAGRTTTTVPLAGGDDINSVNTGLLVLDTNRGIYEGNEFTMMPQLGIDLGFQINRGWSAHVGYDFIYWSRVLRPGDQVDTNLNLGQLAAGGLNGIPAPEMPWKVSDLRIHAIDFGLQLAY, translated from the coding sequence ATGATTCCATACTTCGCCCCGCGTTGCCCAACGGTTTCGCCCGACACATGCACCGGCGAGCGGATGCGTGTCGGTTGGATCGTGTTTCTGGTCAGCTGTTGGTTCGGTGCCGCCGCGTTCGCTGAGCCGCCGACGTCAGCCGATAAAGCGGCTGAGATGTGGCGTCCCTATCGCAAACCGGGGACTGCGGTTCCCAATCGCGACAGCCAAACCGCGCCGCCGTCGAAGTCGCCTGCCTCTCAGCAAGCGACGCCGGATGAACTGCCCCGTCGCGCGGTGACCGATCCCTTTGCCGACGATCTCACCGACGAAGACTTTGGTCCCCCCGTCACCACCGGCGACAGCAACAACCCCGCTTCGCTCGACGATTCAAAGATCGCATTGGCTGGGCACGCCCAACCGCAAACGCCTCAAGAGCCGGCTCCGTTTCAGTTTCCACCCGGCCTGAATGTTCCCACGGTTCCCAGTCCCGCTGGCGATGCCCCATCGATCGCCCGCGCCAGTTTCGATCCGGTTCTGCTGGGACCGATCGAAGGGGAATACATTGAGGGCGAATATATCGAAGGGGAATACGTCGAAGGAGATTATGTCGGAGCCGAATATGGCGGCGAATACATCGAATCGGGTGGCGAACTTGTCGGCGGATGTCCCAACTGTGGCGGCAATTGCGGTGCCGCGGGAATCAATTTCTGCCAAGCGACATGGACGTTCAACGCGGAATACCTGCTGTGGTCGATCTCCGGGTTCGACGTTCCCGCGTTGGTCACCAACAGCCCCGCCGGAACGCCTCGCAGCCAGGCTGGCATTTTGGGAGAGCCCGAAACGCGCGTCCTGTTTGGCGACCAGACCTTGGTCGACGGTTCGCGATCGGGTGGACGATTCTCATTGAGCCGCGTGCTGGAACCGAGCGGCATGAAGACTGTCGAACTGAGCTACTTCTTCCTCGGACAAACGAACGATACATTCTCCGCCAGCAGCGATGGTTCGGGAATTTTGGCCCGTCCGTTTTTCAGCGTCGAACCGGGCGCAACGGGTCCGAACGCGGAACTTGTCGCATTTCCTGGCGTGCTGGAAGGCAACATTTCCGTCACCGCCAGTTCGGAGATGCAAGGTGGCGGAATCGTCGCCTACCAAGTGATCGACCGCAGCGATTGCCGCCAGATCCGATTGTTCGCCGGATACAACTACCACGAACTCGAGGAATCGCTCGAGATCCGCGACTTTAAACGGACCCTCGACTCCTCGCTGGGTCTCGCCGTTGGAACGACGATCGCCGAACAGGACCAATTCAGCACCGACAATCAATTGAACAGCTTTGTCCTAGGTGCCGACCTCAAAGCTCGACATCGCCGGGTGAGCGTCGGGTTGATGATGAAACTGGGACTGGGAAATACAAACACGACCGCGACCCTAGCAGGTCGCACGACAACGACGGTGCCGCTGGCTGGTGGCGACGATATCAATTCCGTCAACACCGGACTGCTGGTGCTGGACACCAACCGCGGGATCTACGAAGGGAACGAGTTTACGATGATGCCGCAGTTGGGCATCGATCTCGGCTTTCAAATCAACCGCGGATGGTCGGCCCACGTCGGATACGACTTTATTTATTGGAGCCGCGTGCTGCGTCCCGGCGATCAAGTCGACACAAATTTGAACCTCGGCCAACTGGCTGCCGGTGGGCTGAATGGCATTCCCGCCCCGGAAATGCCTTGGAAAGTCAGCGACCTGAGGATCCATGCAATCGATTTCGGATTGCAGCTGGCCTACTAA
- a CDS encoding PIN/TRAM domain-containing protein has product MGLLLLRAVFLLVAGGISALINYAVQAANSSLQVTTPAWVPWANLAIVMGLALAVIAIDVFVPNKRIDAISSIYFGLLVGVLLTYVLTIALAPLLAEHLQTPVRLVTGMVLCYICISLLLQTKDDFRFIIPYVEFVREVKGFKPLILDTSVVIDGRIEDLVSTGIFDNQLIMPRFALSELQGIADSSDKLRRARGRRGLDVLNRLRANDAVDLQIFDRDLPEFAGQAVDLKLVLLAKHLEGKVVTGDFNLNKVAKIHNVPVINLNEIANSLKPMYLPGEQFQLKVIKAGEGQDQGIGYLEDGTMVVVEGGRDKISKDLMVTVTSTLQTSAGRMIFTRHDV; this is encoded by the coding sequence ATGGGCCTGCTCCTACTACGCGCGGTCTTCCTGCTGGTCGCAGGCGGAATCTCCGCACTAATCAATTACGCCGTGCAAGCGGCCAACTCATCGCTGCAAGTGACCACGCCCGCGTGGGTGCCATGGGCCAACTTGGCGATCGTGATGGGGCTGGCTCTGGCGGTGATCGCAATCGATGTCTTTGTTCCCAATAAACGGATCGACGCGATTTCATCGATCTACTTCGGCTTGCTGGTCGGCGTGCTGCTGACTTATGTGTTAACGATCGCGCTGGCGCCGCTGTTGGCTGAACACCTCCAGACTCCGGTTCGCTTGGTGACTGGAATGGTGCTCTGTTACATCTGCATCAGCCTCTTATTACAAACCAAAGACGACTTCCGATTCATCATCCCGTACGTCGAATTTGTCCGCGAGGTCAAAGGCTTTAAGCCGTTGATCTTGGACACCAGCGTCGTGATCGATGGCCGGATCGAAGACTTGGTCAGCACCGGGATCTTCGATAATCAATTGATCATGCCGCGGTTTGCGTTGAGCGAACTGCAAGGCATCGCCGACAGCAGCGACAAATTGCGCCGCGCCCGCGGCCGCCGAGGGCTGGACGTTCTCAACCGTCTGCGCGCCAACGATGCTGTCGATCTGCAGATCTTCGATCGCGACCTTCCCGAGTTCGCCGGGCAGGCTGTCGATCTGAAGTTGGTGCTGCTGGCGAAGCATCTCGAAGGCAAAGTTGTCACGGGCGACTTCAACTTGAACAAAGTCGCCAAGATTCACAACGTGCCGGTGATCAACCTAAACGAAATTGCGAACTCTCTGAAGCCGATGTATTTGCCCGGGGAGCAGTTCCAATTGAAAGTGATCAAGGCGGGCGAGGGACAGGATCAAGGGATCGGGTACCTGGAAGATGGCACGATGGTTGTCGTCGAAGGGGGCCGCGACAAAATATCCAAAGATCTGATGGTGACCGTCACCAGCACCTTGCAAACCAGCGCCGGGCGAATGATCTTCACCCGGCACGATGTCTGA
- a CDS encoding exopolysaccharide biosynthesis polyprenyl glycosylphosphotransferase yields the protein MTTLLLSHTATAQRTPELQLDRDVAVHLGKRLLMQRLATCLPLLVVDAAVIAGLIATAIFLCGAPAAISASPLGIVTAASLGWVLVLVSYQLYPAFGLNPALELKRFTSASTIATSLLAIAIFGFTPFEFRSVLMLGMLWLGSVVLLPSARYLARRQLGRSAWWGIRCIVVGDSAIEYFNSQSPRQLAQLGCRVIGYVRCPNLYWEEHEADDEGLEYLGPTSELHDICRGVDAPSLLVADDQSEFSEEAMGQIGLHIPRIERLEFSSAGYGQDRCPGLAPASHIENGLLQPGNMLLKRALDVLAVVAMFPVLLPLMAAIAASIKLTSAGPVFYRHRRIGRYGREIAVWKFRTMVQNADEVLQDYLAENPQLRHEWERDHKLKRDPRVTRVGVFLRKTSLDELPQLINVLVGDMSLVGPRPIVTAEIEKYAEAYPLYVAVQPGLTGLWQVSGRNNTTYERRIQLDRRYVSTWSVWLDCYILTRTIKTVAFCEGAY from the coding sequence ATGACCACCCTGCTGCTTTCTCATACGGCAACCGCACAACGAACGCCCGAATTGCAACTGGACCGCGATGTCGCGGTCCATCTCGGCAAACGACTGCTGATGCAACGGCTTGCCACCTGCCTGCCATTATTAGTGGTCGATGCGGCGGTGATTGCTGGCCTGATCGCCACCGCGATCTTTCTTTGCGGTGCACCGGCGGCGATCTCAGCGAGTCCGCTGGGGATCGTGACCGCGGCCAGTCTCGGTTGGGTTCTCGTGCTGGTCTCGTACCAGTTGTACCCGGCGTTTGGATTGAACCCCGCTCTCGAGCTGAAACGTTTTACCAGCGCGTCGACGATTGCAACGTCTCTGTTGGCGATCGCGATCTTCGGTTTTACTCCCTTCGAATTCCGCAGTGTGTTGATGCTGGGAATGTTGTGGTTGGGGAGTGTCGTCCTTTTGCCATCGGCCCGTTATCTGGCCCGCCGGCAATTGGGCCGCAGCGCGTGGTGGGGCATCCGCTGTATCGTCGTTGGCGATTCGGCGATCGAATATTTCAACAGCCAAAGCCCGCGACAGTTGGCTCAATTGGGATGCCGCGTCATCGGATACGTCCGCTGTCCCAACCTTTATTGGGAAGAACACGAAGCCGACGACGAGGGTCTCGAATACCTGGGCCCCACATCGGAATTGCACGACATCTGCCGCGGCGTCGACGCTCCAAGCCTGTTGGTTGCAGACGACCAAAGCGAATTCTCCGAAGAGGCGATGGGGCAAATCGGATTGCACATCCCACGCATCGAGCGATTGGAATTCAGCAGCGCAGGGTACGGCCAAGACCGCTGCCCCGGTCTCGCTCCCGCATCGCACATCGAAAACGGATTGCTGCAACCGGGAAACATGTTGTTAAAGCGAGCCCTCGACGTGCTGGCCGTCGTCGCGATGTTCCCCGTGCTGTTGCCATTGATGGCGGCGATTGCCGCATCGATCAAACTGACATCAGCCGGTCCGGTCTTCTATCGACATCGACGGATCGGACGCTATGGCCGCGAAATCGCAGTCTGGAAGTTCCGCACGATGGTCCAGAATGCCGACGAGGTGCTGCAGGACTACCTGGCGGAAAATCCACAACTGCGTCACGAATGGGAACGCGATCACAAACTCAAGCGAGATCCACGTGTAACCCGTGTCGGCGTCTTCTTGCGGAAGACCAGCCTCGACGAACTGCCTCAACTGATCAACGTCCTCGTCGGCGACATGAGCTTGGTAGGCCCAAGGCCGATCGTGACCGCCGAAATCGAAAAATATGCCGAGGCCTATCCGCTGTACGTCGCCGTCCAACCGGGGCTGACCGGGCTGTGGCAGGTCAGCGGTCGCAACAACACGACCTACGAACGCCGCATCCAATTGGACCGTCGCTACGTCAGCACCTGGTCGGTCTGGCTGGACTGCTACATCCTGACGCGAACCATCAAAACCGTCGCGTTCTGCGAAGGGGCCTATTAG
- the dgt gene encoding dGTP triphosphohydrolase, translating into MNDSVPHPSDREDGLLASYAMHSNDSLGRKHPESTHAYRGPFQRDRDRILHCSAFRRLAGKMQVFTGDMGDYHRTRLTHTFEVASIARTIGRVLRLNEDLIEALALMHDIGHPPYGHCGEDVLHDCMRQAGGFSHNQFALTIVEDLEQRFNRFSGLNLSAEVLAGQTARANKHQPANVTAPLLEVQVVDAADSMAYDAHDIDDAVQLGLLTIEELARVPLVERALRSIEAKYRNLPPKQLRPALVHELVDLQVSNFLEFNIPRIHAAQGKTAAEVREEGLRVEEDESFRSERRELEKFLFDNIYRHSRLLEIRRSAGQRLEQLHSRLVDQPDRLPLRFRQRASSVGPIRAVGEYIAGMTDRFCDLQHEYLFSGAGPLADW; encoded by the coding sequence ATGAATGACAGCGTTCCCCATCCCTCGGACCGCGAAGACGGATTGTTAGCCAGTTACGCGATGCACAGCAATGATTCGCTGGGCCGCAAGCACCCCGAGTCGACACATGCCTATCGCGGCCCGTTCCAACGCGACCGCGATCGGATCTTGCACTGTTCGGCCTTCCGTCGATTGGCCGGTAAGATGCAGGTCTTCACCGGCGACATGGGCGATTACCATCGAACGCGTTTGACGCATACGTTCGAGGTCGCTTCGATCGCGCGAACGATCGGCCGGGTGTTACGATTGAACGAAGATCTGATCGAAGCCTTGGCGTTGATGCACGACATCGGTCACCCGCCCTACGGTCACTGCGGGGAAGACGTTCTACACGACTGCATGCGGCAGGCTGGCGGATTTTCACACAACCAGTTTGCCTTGACGATCGTCGAAGACCTCGAGCAACGCTTCAATCGCTTTAGCGGCTTAAATCTATCGGCCGAGGTTTTGGCGGGGCAGACCGCGCGAGCGAACAAGCACCAACCAGCCAACGTGACCGCGCCGCTGTTGGAAGTGCAAGTCGTCGACGCCGCCGATTCGATGGCTTACGACGCGCACGATATCGACGACGCGGTGCAGTTGGGACTGCTGACGATCGAGGAGCTCGCCCGAGTCCCGTTGGTCGAGCGGGCGCTGCGATCGATCGAAGCGAAGTATCGCAACCTGCCGCCGAAACAACTGCGACCGGCGTTGGTTCATGAGTTGGTCGATTTGCAGGTCAGCAATTTTCTCGAGTTCAACATCCCCCGGATTCACGCCGCCCAGGGGAAGACGGCGGCGGAGGTTCGCGAGGAAGGCTTGCGAGTCGAGGAGGATGAATCGTTCCGCAGCGAGCGGCGCGAGTTAGAGAAGTTCCTGTTCGACAACATCTATCGCCATTCGCGACTGCTGGAGATTCGTCGCTCCGCGGGGCAACGACTGGAACAACTCCATTCGCGACTTGTCGATCAACCCGATCGGCTGCCGCTGCGGTTCCGGCAACGCGCGTCGAGCGTGGGACCGATCCGAGCGGTGGGAGAATACATCGCCGGGATGACCGACCGGTTCTGCGACCTGCAGCACGAATACCTCTTCTCTGGCGCCGGCCCATTGGCCGACTGGTAA
- a CDS encoding carbohydrate porin: MKKRTWMFAFKSTTTRFVLGFLVVSFSALVVGPSQAGAECADCDCHLAAGCDSCCDSGCDGIGGCNGIGGCDTSCGCLSCEGLEKCELCQSLARIRKSFADCGITMENNVTQFYMGTPSGGLNNDWGYARHGDYVMNFDFGKMGIQEGLFLKLRAEHRMGDSVSQNTGALMPATVAADLPVSDSEHVYLTNVLLTQALSENFIMFAGKMDTLDGDMNAFAHGRGIRQFSNMAFVSAAIALRTVPYSTLGAGFAFLHEGSPLLSFLVLNATDTANSSGFSELFANGVTLSSELRLPTNFFGLPGHQLIGGSWSSRKYVSFGQDPRIVLPNIPVAKQDGSWSLYWNCDQYLVADSQNPKRGWGYFARAGIADQGANPIGYFLSAGLGGSSPIACRKADSFGVGYYYSGTSDKVGALLETVAGPIGDGQGIEMFYNVALNRAITLTPDLQYLSQARENVDDAFVAGARMNIAF; this comes from the coding sequence ATGAAGAAACGAACATGGATGTTCGCGTTCAAATCGACCACCACACGTTTTGTCTTAGGCTTTCTGGTTGTGTCGTTTTCGGCACTTGTGGTTGGACCGTCGCAAGCCGGCGCGGAGTGCGCGGACTGCGATTGCCACTTGGCCGCCGGATGCGACAGTTGTTGCGATTCGGGGTGCGATGGAATCGGCGGCTGCAATGGGATCGGCGGCTGCGATACGTCGTGTGGGTGCCTGTCGTGCGAGGGACTCGAAAAATGTGAACTCTGCCAATCGTTGGCTCGGATTCGCAAGTCGTTTGCCGACTGCGGCATCACGATGGAAAACAACGTGACTCAGTTCTACATGGGAACGCCCAGCGGCGGCCTGAACAATGACTGGGGATACGCTCGCCACGGCGACTATGTGATGAACTTCGATTTCGGCAAGATGGGAATTCAGGAAGGGCTGTTCCTGAAGCTTCGCGCCGAACATCGAATGGGCGATTCGGTTTCGCAGAATACCGGTGCTCTTATGCCTGCGACGGTGGCCGCCGATCTGCCGGTTAGCGATAGCGAACACGTCTATCTGACCAACGTTCTGTTGACCCAAGCGTTGTCCGAAAACTTCATCATGTTCGCTGGCAAGATGGACACGCTGGATGGCGACATGAATGCCTTCGCCCACGGTCGCGGCATCCGCCAGTTTTCGAACATGGCGTTTGTCAGTGCGGCGATCGCACTGCGAACGGTTCCCTATTCGACGCTGGGTGCTGGATTCGCCTTCCTTCACGAAGGGAGTCCGTTGTTGTCCTTCTTGGTGCTTAACGCGACCGACACAGCAAACTCTTCGGGCTTCAGCGAACTGTTTGCCAACGGCGTCACGCTGTCGAGCGAACTGCGTCTGCCGACCAACTTTTTCGGCCTGCCCGGGCACCAGTTGATCGGCGGCTCGTGGAGCAGTCGCAAATATGTTTCGTTTGGCCAAGACCCGCGTATCGTTCTGCCCAACATTCCTGTGGCTAAGCAGGACGGATCGTGGTCGCTCTATTGGAACTGCGATCAATATCTCGTCGCCGATTCGCAGAATCCAAAACGCGGCTGGGGATATTTTGCTCGCGCAGGGATCGCTGACCAGGGCGCCAACCCGATCGGATACTTCCTGTCGGCGGGCCTCGGTGGATCGAGCCCGATCGCGTGCCGCAAAGCCGATTCGTTTGGTGTCGGCTACTACTATTCGGGAACCAGCGACAAAGTGGGGGCTCTGCTGGAAACCGTCGCCGGGCCGATCGGCGATGGCCAGGGAATCGAGATGTTCTACAACGTGGCTCTCAATCGTGCGATCACTCTCACCCCGGACCTGCAATACCTGTCGCAAGCCCGCGAAAATGTCGACGACGCGTTTGTCGCCGGGGCTCGTATGAACATCGCGTTCTAA
- a CDS encoding peptide ABC transporter substrate-binding protein, with product MPPEIRRAFPWFLVGVCGCAVIWALSFTTLPPADFAFQNGDDVKTLDPARATGEPEHKILQALFEGLLRSVPDGPVDENGLQDVTLVPGMADLPEISEDGRTYTFRMRDGMKWSDGTPVTSRDFAWSWQRVLHPETASEYSSQLYYVVGGKEYNTAEVAVGDRVEAELRDRPGSPDPLQPFPRGTVLHGILESIEKPERPEIEDETSDEGKKLLADWQNDWVYAIDVKPQTDAGIDWDAKGQLRYFTKQTEGGEFDGKKLEPVHQVLIDFAHFGGVETPDDQTLIVKLNEPTPFFSYLTGFYTLFAVNRECVEKYGAPAWTKSENMVCNGPYELEFRRIRDRIRLRKNPYYWNTDAVDLDRIDAYSVKSQTTALNMYLKDQLHWASDVPLSVIEEIQERDDAKVGVSLAVYFYRLNTTRKPLDDVRVRRALNLAIDKQQIVNEVTRAGQIPAESIVPPYLSEYQSPSGESYDPELARQLLADAGFPGGRGMPTLSILYNTSESHRAIAEVIQQQWQNNLNVKASLENMEWGTYLDKVFTMDFTIARGGWNGDYPDPNTFLEMWTTGNSHNSTGWSSPEYDKLIAQSQAASGQERMDLLRQAESIFLKDLPVIPLYFYTRTNLFSPDYAGFEPNVMDQHPLHLIRRRDSNDE from the coding sequence GTGCCGCCGGAAATACGTCGAGCGTTCCCTTGGTTCCTGGTTGGTGTTTGTGGCTGCGCCGTCATCTGGGCGCTCTCCTTTACCACGCTGCCACCCGCCGATTTCGCCTTCCAAAACGGCGATGATGTCAAAACGCTCGACCCCGCGCGAGCCACTGGCGAACCCGAACACAAGATTCTGCAGGCGCTCTTTGAGGGCCTATTGCGATCGGTCCCCGACGGTCCGGTCGACGAAAACGGCCTGCAGGATGTGACGCTTGTCCCGGGGATGGCCGACTTACCAGAGATCTCCGAGGATGGCCGAACGTACACGTTCCGGATGCGTGACGGCATGAAGTGGTCCGATGGCACTCCCGTCACCTCGCGCGATTTCGCTTGGTCTTGGCAACGCGTGCTGCACCCCGAGACCGCGTCGGAGTATTCGTCTCAGCTGTATTACGTCGTCGGCGGCAAGGAATACAACACGGCGGAAGTCGCCGTGGGCGATCGCGTCGAAGCGGAACTCCGCGACCGACCGGGGAGTCCCGATCCGCTGCAACCCTTTCCTCGCGGAACCGTCCTGCACGGCATTCTCGAATCGATCGAGAAACCCGAGCGGCCCGAGATCGAAGACGAGACGAGCGACGAGGGGAAAAAGCTGCTGGCCGACTGGCAGAACGACTGGGTCTATGCGATCGACGTCAAACCACAGACCGACGCGGGGATCGACTGGGATGCCAAGGGGCAACTTCGATACTTCACCAAGCAGACCGAAGGCGGTGAATTTGACGGCAAGAAGCTTGAACCGGTCCATCAGGTCCTGATCGACTTTGCCCACTTCGGCGGTGTGGAAACGCCAGACGACCAAACTCTGATCGTCAAGCTAAACGAACCAACTCCGTTTTTCTCCTACCTGACGGGCTTCTACACGCTGTTCGCCGTGAACCGCGAGTGCGTGGAGAAATACGGAGCGCCGGCTTGGACCAAGTCGGAGAACATGGTTTGCAACGGTCCCTACGAACTGGAATTCCGCCGGATCCGCGATCGGATCCGGTTGCGAAAGAACCCGTATTATTGGAACACCGACGCCGTCGATCTCGACCGAATCGACGCCTACAGCGTCAAGTCGCAAACGACCGCGCTGAACATGTATCTGAAGGATCAATTGCACTGGGCTTCGGATGTTCCGCTGTCGGTGATCGAAGAGATTCAAGAGCGCGACGATGCGAAGGTCGGCGTTTCGCTGGCCGTCTATTTCTATCGACTCAATACGACTCGCAAACCGTTGGACGACGTGCGGGTCCGCCGCGCGTTGAATCTGGCGATCGACAAACAGCAGATCGTCAACGAGGTCACGCGGGCGGGGCAGATCCCGGCCGAAAGCATCGTCCCGCCCTATCTGAGCGAATACCAGAGCCCCAGCGGCGAGAGCTACGATCCCGAACTAGCGCGACAGTTGTTGGCCGATGCCGGATTCCCCGGCGGCCGCGGAATGCCAACGCTCTCCATTTTGTACAACACCAGCGAATCGCATCGCGCGATCGCCGAAGTCATCCAACAGCAGTGGCAGAACAATCTGAACGTCAAGGCATCGCTGGAGAACATGGAGTGGGGAACCTACCTCGACAAAGTCTTCACCATGGACTTCACGATCGCCCGCGGCGGTTGGAACGGCGATTACCCCGATCCAAACACGTTCTTGGAGATGTGGACGACGGGCAACTCGCATAACAGCACCGGATGGAGCAGTCCGGAATACGACAAATTGATCGCCCAATCGCAAGCCGCCAGCGGGCAGGAGCGGATGGATCTGCTGCGTCAGGCGGAGTCGATCTTCCTGAAGGATCTGCCCGTCATTCCGCTCTATTTTTACACGCGGACCAACCTGTTCAGCCCCGATTACGCCGGGTTTGAACCCAACGTGATGGACCAACATCCGTTGCACCTGATTCGTAGACGCGACAGCAACGATGAATGA
- a CDS encoding citrate synthase encodes MSTATNGEATTTGTARLSVGDTQIDMPVIEGTEHERAIDISKLRAETGLITIDEGFVNTGSTTSSICYLDGENGILRYRGYPIETLAENCDFVETSYLLIYGELPTADQLNEFRSSIRKHTMIHEDMRSFYNGFPRDAHPMAILSSVVGALSTFYQDSLDPHDAKEVEISIHRLLAKLPTIAAYSYKKSVGQPFPYPNNALSYCENFLEMMFGTPAEDYHPDPDFVKALNLLLIVHADHEQNCSTSTVRIVGSSNANLFASISAGICALWGPLHGGANEACVNMLQQIADDGGDVEKYVRMAKDKQDGFRLMGFGHRVYKNRDPRAIIIKEACDTLLAKMDIKDPLFDVAQRLEEVALQDPYFVERKLYPNVDFYSGVIYRAIGIPVQMFTVLFAMGRLPGWIAHWVEMHNSPGTRIGRPRQVYTGPTKRDFVPIENR; translated from the coding sequence ATGAGTACGGCGACTAACGGCGAAGCAACAACAACCGGAACGGCTCGATTGAGCGTTGGCGATACTCAAATCGACATGCCAGTGATCGAAGGTACCGAACACGAGCGGGCTATCGATATCAGCAAGCTGCGTGCTGAGACCGGCCTGATCACGATCGACGAAGGCTTTGTAAATACCGGCAGCACGACCAGTTCGATCTGCTACCTTGACGGTGAGAACGGGATCCTGCGGTACCGCGGCTATCCGATCGAGACCTTGGCTGAGAACTGCGACTTTGTCGAGACCAGCTATCTGCTGATCTACGGCGAACTGCCAACCGCTGATCAATTGAACGAGTTCCGATCGTCGATCCGCAAGCACACGATGATCCACGAGGACATGCGTTCGTTCTACAACGGATTCCCTCGCGACGCCCATCCGATGGCGATCCTTTCGAGTGTTGTCGGCGCGCTATCGACCTTCTACCAAGATTCGTTGGACCCGCACGATGCGAAAGAGGTCGAAATTTCGATCCATCGCTTGCTGGCGAAACTGCCAACGATCGCAGCCTACAGCTACAAGAAATCGGTCGGCCAACCGTTCCCTTATCCGAACAACGCGTTGTCCTATTGCGAGAACTTCTTGGAGATGATGTTCGGCACCCCAGCCGAAGATTACCACCCCGATCCCGATTTCGTGAAAGCGCTCAACCTGTTGCTGATCGTTCACGCGGATCACGAACAAAACTGCAGTACGTCGACCGTCCGGATCGTCGGCAGCAGCAACGCCAACCTGTTTGCATCGATCTCCGCTGGCATCTGCGCCCTGTGGGGACCTCTGCACGGCGGTGCTAACGAAGCTTGCGTGAACATGTTGCAACAGATCGCCGACGATGGTGGCGACGTCGAGAAATACGTTCGGATGGCCAAAGACAAGCAAGACGGCTTCCGTCTGATGGGCTTTGGACACCGCGTTTACAAGAACCGCGATCCACGAGCGATCATCATCAAAGAAGCGTGCGACACGCTGTTGGCGAAGATGGACATCAAGGATCCGTTGTTCGACGTCGCCCAGCGTTTGGAAGAGGTTGCGTTGCAAGATCCTTATTTTGTTGAACGCAAGCTCTACCCGAACGTCGATTTCTATTCCGGCGTGATCTATCGTGCGATCGGCATTCCAGTGCAGATGTTTACCGTGTTGTTTGCGATGGGACGTCTGCCCGGTTGGATCGCTCACTGGGTCGAGATGCACAACTCGCCAGGCACCCGGATCGGGCGACCACGCCAGGTCTACACCGGTCCTACGAAGCGTGATTTCGTCCCAATCGAAAACCGCTAA